From Micromonospora rifamycinica, a single genomic window includes:
- a CDS encoding response regulator has product MTVRVVIVDDQALVRAGFKMVLDSQPDLEVVGEAIDGADALRVLATVEADVVVMDLRMPTMDGVEATRRICAAPTDGRPRVLVLTTFDTEADAFAALRAGASGFLLKNVPPEELLAAIRVVAEGDSVVAPSITRRLLDRFADRLGPAPAEDPRLAQLTDREREILLLVAQGLANAEIAARVHVAEATVKTHVGRILAKLQLRDRVQVVVLAYESGLVTPGG; this is encoded by the coding sequence ATGACCGTACGAGTGGTGATCGTGGACGACCAGGCGCTGGTCCGGGCCGGCTTCAAGATGGTGCTGGACTCCCAACCTGACCTGGAGGTCGTCGGCGAGGCGATCGACGGCGCGGACGCGCTGCGGGTGCTGGCGACGGTCGAGGCCGACGTGGTGGTGATGGACCTGCGGATGCCGACCATGGACGGGGTGGAGGCGACCCGCCGGATCTGCGCCGCCCCCACCGACGGCCGGCCCCGGGTGCTGGTGCTCACCACCTTCGACACCGAGGCCGACGCGTTCGCCGCGCTCCGTGCCGGAGCCAGCGGCTTCCTGCTCAAGAACGTGCCCCCGGAGGAGCTGCTGGCCGCCATCCGGGTGGTCGCCGAGGGGGACTCGGTGGTCGCCCCGTCGATCACCCGCCGGCTGCTGGACCGGTTCGCCGACCGGCTCGGTCCCGCCCCCGCCGAGGATCCGCGACTGGCCCAGCTCACCGACCGGGAACGGGAGATCCTGCTACTGGTCGCCCAGGGCCTGGCCAACGCCGAGATCGCCGCCCGGGTGCACGTCGCCGAGGCGACCGTGAAGACCCACGTCGGCCGGATCCTGGCCAAGCTCCAGCTCCGCGACCGGGTCCAGGTGGTGGTCCTGGCGTACGAGAGCGGTCTGGTCACCCCCGGCGGCTGA
- a CDS encoding DUF305 domain-containing protein: MTGRRGRILLAVTAAVAVLLSIGLALRPEDRPEPAAGRPAAPTPTLPTDAPAVIVPGRPGEPAVTRPAQQARDAGPPRYNTPDVWFVRMMIPHHQQALQMAELAPERAASVQVKAIAARIRGAQGPEIGLLRGWLDTRGLPADEPGHDHGGMRGMPSPAAIRQLTDARGTAFDRLFVQLMTAHHEGAVAMATELLSAGADQQLNEFANAVATEQAVEIARLRELV, from the coding sequence ATGACCGGCCGACGTGGACGGATCCTGCTCGCCGTCACAGCCGCCGTCGCCGTTCTGCTGTCGATCGGGCTCGCCCTGCGCCCGGAGGACCGGCCGGAGCCGGCGGCGGGCCGCCCGGCCGCCCCGACGCCCACCCTCCCCACCGACGCCCCCGCGGTGATCGTGCCCGGCCGGCCGGGCGAGCCCGCCGTGACCCGGCCCGCGCAGCAGGCCCGTGACGCCGGCCCGCCCCGGTACAACACCCCCGACGTCTGGTTCGTCCGGATGATGATCCCGCACCATCAGCAGGCCCTCCAGATGGCCGAGCTGGCCCCCGAGCGGGCCGCCAGCGTGCAGGTCAAGGCGATCGCCGCCCGGATCCGGGGCGCGCAGGGCCCGGAGATCGGGCTGCTGCGCGGCTGGCTCGACACCCGGGGCCTGCCCGCCGACGAACCCGGCCACGACCACGGCGGGATGCGCGGCATGCCGTCACCCGCGGCGATCCGGCAACTCACCGACGCCCGGGGGACGGCCTTCGACCGGCTCTTCGTCCAGCTGATGACGGCCCACCACGAGGGCGCGGTGGCGATGGCCACCGAACTGCTCTCCGCCGGTGCCGACCAGCAGCTCAACGAGTTCGCCAACGCGGTCGCGACCGAACAGGCCGTGGAGATCGCCCGGCTGCGCGAGCTGGTCTGA
- a CDS encoding sensor histidine kinase produces MSRTLFGRPLRGVAFDVGVSALVVLSILVTAAQPATSAVPGGWAVALVGLAMAVALLFRRGHPSLVATVVAGLALIQVLAGWGPLPYDLAVLIALYSVVKYADRLRDGVLAGAVAAVGVLLAASQAGANVVWWATAIYFGLVTGGVWLAALNVRTRRLYVLSLEERAATLEREREAEARAAVVGERARIARELHDVVAHSMAVMIVQADGARLLFDRDPETARHAVKVVADTGRQALEEMRRLVDVLREPQPPEPATDPDATAPTGDPERRRATVAELPALVGRFRDAGLRVRYRAEDVPATLPPGLDLTVYRVVQEALTNALKHAGVGADVTVGLGVEDDLVVRVTDDGRGRTPVRPAPSGGHGLVGMRERVGVYDGRLVAGPRSGGGWQVEVRLPLPSTPDPEVIAA; encoded by the coding sequence GTGAGCCGTACCCTCTTTGGCCGCCCGCTGCGCGGCGTCGCCTTCGACGTCGGCGTCAGCGCCCTGGTGGTGCTCTCCATCCTGGTCACGGCGGCCCAACCCGCGACGTCGGCCGTGCCCGGTGGCTGGGCGGTCGCCCTGGTCGGCCTCGCCATGGCGGTAGCCCTGCTGTTCCGCCGCGGCCACCCGTCACTGGTCGCGACGGTGGTGGCCGGGCTGGCGCTGATCCAGGTGCTCGCCGGCTGGGGTCCACTGCCCTACGACCTCGCCGTGCTGATCGCCCTCTACAGCGTGGTCAAGTACGCCGACCGGCTGCGCGACGGGGTGCTGGCCGGGGCGGTGGCCGCCGTCGGGGTGCTGCTGGCCGCCTCGCAGGCCGGGGCCAACGTCGTCTGGTGGGCCACCGCGATCTACTTCGGGCTGGTCACCGGCGGGGTGTGGCTGGCCGCGCTGAACGTCCGCACCCGCCGCCTCTACGTGCTCAGCCTGGAGGAACGGGCCGCCACCCTGGAGCGGGAGCGCGAGGCGGAGGCCCGCGCGGCGGTGGTCGGCGAACGGGCCCGGATCGCCCGCGAGCTGCACGACGTGGTGGCGCACAGCATGGCCGTGATGATCGTCCAGGCCGACGGGGCACGGCTGCTGTTCGACCGGGATCCGGAGACCGCCCGGCACGCGGTCAAGGTGGTCGCCGACACCGGACGGCAGGCGCTGGAGGAGATGCGGCGGCTGGTCGACGTACTGCGGGAACCCCAGCCGCCGGAGCCGGCGACCGACCCCGACGCGACCGCCCCCACCGGCGACCCGGAACGCCGCCGCGCCACCGTCGCCGAGCTGCCCGCGCTGGTGGGCCGGTTCCGCGACGCCGGCCTGCGGGTCCGCTACCGGGCCGAGGACGTGCCGGCCACCCTGCCCCCCGGGCTCGACCTGACCGTCTACCGGGTGGTGCAGGAGGCCCTCACCAACGCCCTCAAGCACGCCGGCGTCGGCGCGGACGTCACGGTCGGGCTCGGTGTCGAGGACGACCTGGTGGTCCGGGTGACCGACGACGGGCGCGGGCGTACCCCGGTCCGTCCGGCCCCCTCCGGCGGCCACGGCCTGGTCGGGATGCGCGAACGGGTCGGGGTGTACGACGGTCGGCTGGTCGCCGGCCCGCGCAGCGGTGGCGGGTGGCAGGTCGAGGTCCGGCTGCCGCTACCGTCGACCCCGGACCCGGAGGTGATCGCGGCATGA
- a CDS encoding ABC transporter permease has translation MRRLTLRTLRADALRLLLSSVAIVLGVAFLAGTLMLTDGMRAGAYERAGTFDRHTDLGVYAGRTALPPSLVDRVRTVDGVTAAAGELTTTAGVVGVDGRPVLGVGLLAAIPTEPALRSYDVVAGRLPDRPGEVVLDAPTVAEEGFVLGGEVGVGGATGAARPYTLVGTVDVAGTSRDVGGPFVGLVGADALAASGEPGYGRIMVAGVPGVPGATLADRVTAVVGGDATVKSRQRILDEAVEDAVRDLDQFRLVLLLFAAVAVVVAGFVIANTFAIVLAQRARRTALLRLVGARRGQVFRAAVLEAVLLGLVGSALGVTLGGGLAAGAAALAPRLDLPVSDGLTLTARTIGLSLLLGTLVTVGSALLPAWQGTRVPPIAALTAAAGQPARGAGRIRLTVGALVGVAGLAALAGAAAVGQIALVAVGGVLTFFGIVLFGPWLVPALVRVLGLPLRPVLGATGALAVANAARNPRRVSATATALVIGIGLVSAFVVGAGSVKVGIERGVDARIGVDYVVTGLGGELPARLAGELAARPEVGVVHEQRSRVVDGVEVRSAHPALVRRTLAGVDAGDVADLGPGSVLVHRELAAARGWRAGSTVTVAGRAFRVAAVVTADGPTSPGVPAGHVVDLADATFTALYPGERGHLVEVDPAEGVSAAQARAAVVTVLARYPTVNLLDQAAYKKSLTGTVDMLLAFVTALLGLAVVIALVGVANTLSLSVVERTRENAVLRAVGLSRGRMRLLLAVEAVLTALVGALLGTALGVAVSAGTVAFVARLGGGFTLVLPWGRLGLILVVAVLAALAASVLPARRALSRPVVEALGVE, from the coding sequence ATGCGGCGACTGACCCTGCGTACGCTGCGCGCCGACGCCCTGCGGCTGCTGCTCTCCTCGGTGGCGATCGTGCTCGGTGTCGCCTTCCTCGCCGGCACGCTGATGCTCACCGACGGCATGCGTGCCGGCGCGTACGAGCGGGCCGGCACCTTCGACCGGCACACCGACCTGGGCGTGTACGCCGGCCGGACCGCCCTGCCGCCGTCCCTGGTAGACCGGGTCCGCACGGTCGACGGGGTGACCGCGGCGGCCGGTGAGCTGACCACCACCGCCGGAGTGGTCGGCGTCGACGGCCGTCCGGTGCTCGGCGTCGGGTTGCTCGCCGCGATCCCCACCGAACCCGCGCTGCGCTCCTACGACGTGGTCGCCGGCCGGCTGCCCGACCGTCCCGGCGAGGTGGTCCTCGACGCGCCCACGGTCGCCGAGGAGGGCTTCGTGCTCGGCGGCGAGGTCGGCGTCGGCGGCGCCACCGGCGCGGCCCGCCCGTACACGCTGGTCGGCACGGTCGACGTGGCCGGCACCAGCCGGGACGTCGGTGGACCGTTCGTCGGGCTGGTCGGCGCGGACGCGTTGGCGGCCAGCGGGGAACCGGGCTACGGCCGGATCATGGTGGCCGGCGTGCCGGGGGTGCCCGGGGCGACCCTGGCCGACCGGGTGACCGCGGTGGTCGGCGGGGACGCCACGGTGAAGTCGCGTCAGCGGATCCTCGACGAGGCCGTCGAGGACGCGGTGCGTGACCTCGACCAGTTCCGGCTGGTGCTGCTCCTCTTCGCCGCGGTGGCGGTGGTGGTGGCCGGGTTCGTCATCGCCAACACGTTCGCCATCGTGCTCGCCCAGCGGGCCCGGCGGACCGCGCTGCTGCGGCTGGTGGGGGCCCGCCGGGGGCAGGTCTTCCGGGCCGCGGTGCTGGAGGCGGTGCTGCTGGGCCTGGTCGGCTCGGCGCTCGGGGTGACGCTCGGCGGTGGGCTGGCCGCCGGGGCGGCGGCCCTGGCCCCCCGGCTCGACCTGCCGGTCTCCGACGGCCTGACGCTGACCGCCCGGACCATCGGGCTCAGCCTGCTGCTCGGCACCCTGGTCACGGTCGGGTCCGCGCTGCTGCCCGCCTGGCAGGGCACCCGGGTGCCGCCGATAGCCGCCCTCACCGCCGCCGCCGGTCAGCCGGCCCGGGGCGCCGGGCGGATCCGGTTGACCGTCGGCGCGCTGGTCGGTGTCGCCGGCCTCGCCGCGCTGGCCGGGGCCGCCGCGGTCGGCCAGATCGCCCTGGTCGCCGTGGGCGGGGTGCTGACCTTCTTCGGCATCGTCCTGTTCGGCCCGTGGTTGGTGCCGGCGCTGGTGCGGGTGCTGGGCCTGCCGTTGCGGCCGGTGCTGGGGGCCACCGGCGCGCTCGCCGTGGCCAACGCGGCCCGCAACCCGCGTCGGGTGTCGGCCACCGCCACCGCCCTGGTGATCGGCATCGGGCTGGTCTCGGCGTTCGTGGTCGGCGCGGGCAGCGTCAAGGTGGGCATCGAGCGCGGGGTCGACGCCCGGATCGGCGTGGACTACGTGGTCACCGGCCTCGGGGGTGAGCTGCCCGCCCGGCTCGCCGGTGAGCTGGCCGCCCGGCCCGAGGTGGGGGTGGTGCACGAGCAGCGCAGCCGGGTCGTCGACGGTGTCGAGGTGCGCTCGGCGCATCCGGCGCTGGTGCGGCGTACCCTCGCCGGGGTGGACGCCGGGGACGTCGCGGACCTGGGGCCGGGGTCGGTGCTGGTGCACCGCGAACTGGCCGCCGCCCGGGGATGGCGGGCGGGCTCGACGGTCACCGTCGCCGGGCGTGCGTTCCGGGTGGCCGCCGTGGTCACCGCCGACGGCCCGACCTCGCCCGGGGTGCCCGCCGGGCACGTGGTCGACCTGGCCGACGCCACGTTCACCGCACTCTACCCCGGTGAACGCGGCCACCTGGTCGAGGTCGACCCGGCGGAAGGGGTGTCCGCCGCACAGGCCCGCGCCGCCGTCGTGACGGTGCTCGCCCGGTATCCCACGGTGAACCTGCTGGACCAGGCGGCCTACAAGAAGTCGCTCACCGGCACAGTGGACATGCTGCTCGCCTTCGTCACCGCGCTGCTCGGCCTGGCCGTGGTGATCGCCCTGGTCGGCGTCGCGAACACGCTCAGCCTCTCGGTGGTCGAGCGGACCCGGGAGAACGCCGTGCTGCGCGCGGTGGGGCTGTCCCGGGGCCGGATGCGCCTGCTGCTGGCCGTCGAGGCGGTGCTGACCGCGCTGGTCGGCGCGCTGCTCGGCACCGCGCTGGGGGTGGCCGTCAGCGCCGGGACGGTGGCCTTCGTGGCCCGGCTGGGCGGGGGCTTCACGCTGGTGCTGCCCTGGGGGCGGCTCGGGCTGATCCTGGTCGTGGCGGTGCTCGCCGCGCTGGCCGCCTCGGTGCTGCCCGCCCGGCGGGCGCTGTCCCGGCCGGTGGTCGAGGCGCTCGGCGTGGAGTGA
- a CDS encoding LVIVD repeat-containing protein → MTRFPLPRRRQLRAVGLIAAGLLVAGVATSPAGNAAPATTTQGVPAAAPGLGVDEISSSPNLRQVANLPKQAPFDTTGAFGTDMAFQGRYAFVGNYNGFVVYDIGRPNAPTIVSQVLCPGSQNDISVYGDLLFLSTDSSRTDDSCASATQPATVKESWEGIKVFDISDKANPRYLKSVETACGSHTHTLVPGKDRRTVYLYVSSYSPRADYPDCQPPHDSISIVKVPVHEPTEAAVVATPNLFPDGGYEGIPGQTSATTGCHDITAYPTRDLAAGACMGDGVLLDIRDREAPRVINRIRDTVNFSFWHSATFNNAGTKVVFTDELGGGGAATCNEVVGPTRGADAVYDITGRGDARKMVFRSYYKIPRANADTENCVAHNGSLIPVLGRDVMVQAWYQGGVSVWDFTDSTRPKEIGFWERGPLSDTQLTTGGAWSTYYYNGHIYSSDIQKGLDVLKLSDWRTWTADLVRIPELNVQTQAGYLSW, encoded by the coding sequence ATGACCAGATTCCCCCTGCCCCGACGACGGCAGTTGAGAGCCGTCGGCCTCATCGCCGCGGGCCTGCTGGTGGCCGGCGTCGCCACCAGCCCGGCGGGCAACGCCGCACCGGCCACCACGACGCAGGGCGTACCTGCGGCGGCCCCGGGCCTCGGCGTGGACGAGATCTCCAGCAGCCCCAACCTGCGCCAGGTGGCCAACCTGCCCAAGCAGGCCCCCTTCGACACCACCGGCGCGTTCGGCACCGACATGGCCTTCCAGGGTCGGTACGCCTTCGTCGGCAACTACAACGGCTTCGTCGTCTACGACATCGGCCGCCCCAACGCCCCGACGATCGTCTCGCAGGTGCTCTGCCCCGGTTCGCAGAACGACATCTCGGTCTACGGCGACCTGCTCTTCCTCTCCACCGACTCCTCGCGTACCGACGACTCCTGCGCCAGCGCGACGCAGCCGGCGACGGTGAAGGAGTCCTGGGAGGGCATCAAGGTCTTCGACATCAGCGACAAGGCCAACCCGCGCTACCTGAAGTCGGTGGAGACCGCCTGCGGTTCGCACACCCACACCCTCGTGCCGGGCAAGGACCGCAGGACGGTCTACCTGTACGTGTCGTCGTACAGCCCGCGGGCCGACTACCCCGACTGCCAGCCGCCGCACGACTCGATCTCGATCGTCAAGGTCCCGGTGCACGAGCCCACCGAGGCCGCGGTGGTGGCCACGCCGAACCTCTTCCCGGACGGCGGCTACGAGGGCATCCCGGGGCAGACCTCGGCCACCACCGGATGCCACGACATCACCGCCTACCCGACCAGGGACCTGGCCGCCGGCGCCTGCATGGGCGACGGTGTCCTGCTGGACATCCGGGACCGCGAGGCGCCCCGGGTGATCAACCGGATCCGGGACACCGTCAACTTCTCGTTCTGGCACTCGGCCACCTTCAACAACGCCGGCACCAAGGTGGTCTTCACCGACGAGCTCGGTGGCGGCGGCGCGGCCACCTGCAACGAGGTCGTCGGCCCGACCCGGGGCGCGGACGCCGTCTACGACATCACCGGCCGGGGCGACGCCCGGAAGATGGTCTTCCGCAGCTACTACAAGATCCCCCGGGCCAACGCCGACACCGAGAACTGCGTGGCGCACAACGGCTCGCTGATCCCGGTGCTCGGCCGGGACGTCATGGTGCAGGCCTGGTACCAGGGCGGGGTCTCGGTCTGGGACTTCACCGACTCGACCCGGCCGAAGGAGATCGGCTTCTGGGAGCGCGGGCCGCTGTCGGACACCCAGCTCACCACCGGTGGGGCCTGGTCGACGTACTACTACAACGGGCACATCTACTCCAGCGACATCCAGAAGGGGCTGGACGTACTGAAGCTCAGCGACTGGCGGACCTGGACGGCCGACCTGGTCCGGATCCCCGAGCTGAACGTCCAGACCCAGGCCGGCTACCTGAGCTGGTGA